In one window of Limnohabitans sp. MORI2 DNA:
- a CDS encoding ABC transporter substrate-binding protein — protein MGRICGIAICMVLSLTMAAVEAKTLTFCSEGDPETLSPIFNTNTTSVDVTTQMYEGLVAFKKGTTQIRPALAERWSISDDGLTYKFFLRKGVKWHASDDFTPSRDLNADDVLFSIHRQWNPAHPFFKISSDRHPYFNDMNMGQVLASVDKEDPYTVVIQLSKPMAPLLANLAMPWASIYSQEYAQAMLLKGTPERLDEKPIGTGPFQFISYTKNKTIEFKAFDAYWGGRGKVQSLVFLIEPNSEIRLAHLESDACQILAYPPPVDLQKIMRSHKLKLLSQTGLNVGYLAYNTEKKPFDDVRVRRALNMAINKRKILRAVYNHTAVPAVNPFPPIQWSYNREVDDDEYNPARAVRLLAEAGYAQGFQAELWAMPVARPYNPDAAAVAKLIQEDLAQVGVRLVIKSPDWAVYSKGMQAGAHQMALYGWTSDNGDPDNFLNTLLGCHAVRGSNVAKFCHMAYNDLVVQASQTTRIEDRTRLYERAQKIFKAQAPWFTIAHTTQFKATRADVVGFELSPMGISEFFGVEFKSP, from the coding sequence ATGGGACGTATTTGCGGCATCGCCATATGCATGGTGTTGAGTTTGACCATGGCTGCCGTCGAGGCCAAAACATTGACGTTTTGTTCCGAGGGCGATCCAGAGACTTTGTCTCCCATTTTCAACACCAACACCACATCGGTGGACGTGACCACACAAATGTATGAGGGGTTGGTCGCATTCAAGAAAGGGACGACACAAATTCGTCCAGCACTGGCGGAGCGTTGGTCGATTTCAGACGACGGGCTGACGTATAAGTTTTTTTTGCGCAAAGGCGTGAAGTGGCATGCCTCAGACGATTTCACACCCTCGCGTGATTTGAATGCGGATGATGTGTTGTTTTCAATCCATCGTCAGTGGAATCCAGCCCATCCATTTTTCAAAATCAGCAGCGACCGACACCCGTATTTCAACGACATGAACATGGGGCAGGTGTTGGCATCGGTTGACAAAGAAGACCCCTACACCGTGGTCATTCAACTCAGCAAACCCATGGCTCCGTTGTTAGCGAATTTGGCCATGCCGTGGGCGAGCATCTATTCGCAAGAATATGCACAAGCCATGTTGCTGAAGGGAACGCCTGAGCGTTTGGATGAGAAACCGATTGGCACAGGTCCGTTTCAGTTCATCAGTTACACGAAAAATAAGACCATTGAGTTCAAGGCCTTCGATGCCTACTGGGGAGGGCGTGGCAAGGTTCAATCCTTGGTGTTTCTGATTGAGCCGAATTCTGAAATACGGCTGGCACATTTAGAGTCGGATGCCTGCCAAATTTTGGCTTACCCACCGCCTGTGGATTTGCAAAAAATCATGCGTAGCCACAAGCTCAAGTTGCTGAGTCAAACAGGATTGAATGTGGGGTATTTGGCCTACAACACAGAGAAAAAACCTTTTGATGATGTGCGTGTTCGACGTGCCTTGAACATGGCGATCAACAAAAGAAAAATATTGCGCGCGGTCTATAACCACACGGCCGTTCCTGCTGTGAATCCGTTTCCACCGATCCAATGGAGTTATAACCGCGAGGTGGACGATGACGAGTACAACCCCGCACGGGCTGTCCGTCTGCTGGCTGAGGCGGGCTATGCCCAAGGTTTTCAGGCTGAGTTGTGGGCCATGCCTGTGGCACGACCTTACAACCCAGATGCAGCGGCCGTGGCTAAGTTGATTCAAGAAGATCTGGCACAAGTGGGCGTCAGATTGGTGATCAAAAGTCCTGACTGGGCCGTGTATTCCAAAGGGATGCAAGCCGGTGCGCACCAGATGGCTTTGTATGGTTGGACCAGTGACAACGGCGATCCAGACAATTTCTTGAACACCTTGTTGGGGTGTCATGCCGTCAGAGGGAGCAATGTGGCCAAGTTTTGTCATATGGCCTACAACGATTTGGTGGTTCAAGCCAGTCAAACCACACGCATCGAAGATCGGACACGTTTGTACGAACGGGCGCAAAAAATCTTCAAAGCGCAGGCACCATGGTTCACCATAGCACACACCACACAATTCAAAGCCACGCGAGCTGATGTGGTTGGCTTTGAGTTAAGCCCGATGGGCATCAGTGAGTTCTTTGGTGTTGAGTTCAAGTCTCCCTGA
- a CDS encoding valine--tRNA ligase: protein MSNASATPLEQPGLNSLSKSFEPAALEAHWGPEWEKRGYGVAGYRGTSAPNTEASAAGKNFAIQLPPPNVTGTLHMGHAFNQTIMDSLTRYHRMRGFNTAWIPGTDHAGIATQIVVERQLQGQGISRHDMGPTPAEARKNFVSKVWEWKEQSGNTITQQMRRMGDSVDWSREYFTMDDKLSKVVTETFVKLYEQGLIYRGKRLVNWDPVLMSAVSDLEVESEEEDGSMWHIRYDLADGSGSLTVATTRPETLLGDVAVMVHPEDERYKHLIGKQVNLPLCGRTIPVIADEYVDKEFGTGVVKVTPAHDTNDYAVAVRHNLPMVCVLTLDAKIVHKDAQLQQIHDSLRSTLSRAYDLHEARNFIPAHLQGLDRFEARKRIVSDLEAAGQLVEVKKHKLMVPRCARTGQVIEPMLTDQWFVAMNQVGKGDATGKSIAQKAIDAVQSGQVSFVPENWVNTYNQWMNNIQDWCISRQLWWGHQIPAWYDEDGNVYVARDEAEAQAKAGAGKTLKRDEDVLDTWYSSALVPFSTVGWPVAGEGVGTGRSDIASEESGSKAGSGTLASGSTDYDLYLPSSVLVTGYDIIFFWVARMIMMTTHFTGRVPFKHVYIHGLVLDAQGKKMSKSEGNVLDPVDLIDGITLEPLLEKRTQGLRKPETAPKVRKQTEKEFPEGIPAYGADALRFTFAALATLGRSINFDSKRCEGYRNFCNKLWNATRFVLMNCEGQDCGLKEHTKEECSVGGSAHGYLTFSQADRWIVSKLQRVEAEVAEGFAAYRLDNVANTIYDFVWNEFCDWYLEIAKVQINVGDDSQKRATRRTLIRTLETILRLAHPITPFITEELWQTVAVVAGRKAADDTSASISIAAYPVSQPERIDEQAEAYVARVKSLVDACRNLRGEMGVSPATRMPLFALAGSAEEHAFMQSVAPVLQALAKLSEVKVFDSEAEWSAAAQAAPVAVIGELRVCLFIEVDVAAEKIRLGKEVERLQNEIEKAGSKLKNEAFVAKAPPAVIEEAKKRVADFTATLTKVQEQLVKLQK from the coding sequence ATGAGCAACGCATCCGCCACCCCACTCGAACAACCCGGTTTGAACAGCTTATCTAAGTCGTTCGAACCCGCCGCCCTTGAAGCCCACTGGGGCCCCGAGTGGGAAAAACGCGGCTACGGCGTGGCCGGCTACCGTGGCACGTCAGCACCCAACACCGAGGCCAGCGCTGCCGGCAAAAACTTCGCCATCCAGTTGCCCCCACCTAACGTGACCGGCACGCTGCACATGGGCCATGCGTTCAACCAAACCATCATGGACTCGCTCACGCGCTACCACCGCATGCGTGGCTTCAACACCGCCTGGATTCCCGGCACCGACCACGCGGGCATTGCCACGCAGATCGTGGTGGAACGCCAGCTGCAAGGCCAAGGCATCAGCCGCCACGACATGGGCCCCACGCCCGCCGAAGCGCGCAAGAACTTTGTGAGCAAGGTCTGGGAATGGAAAGAGCAATCGGGCAACACCATCACCCAGCAGATGCGCCGCATGGGCGACAGCGTGGACTGGAGCCGCGAGTACTTCACCATGGACGACAAGCTCTCCAAGGTAGTGACCGAGACCTTTGTGAAGCTCTACGAGCAAGGCCTGATCTACCGCGGCAAGCGCCTAGTGAACTGGGACCCGGTGCTGATGAGCGCGGTGTCTGACCTGGAAGTCGAGAGCGAGGAAGAAGACGGCTCGATGTGGCACATCCGCTATGACCTGGCCGATGGAAGCGGATCATTGACCGTAGCCACCACCCGACCCGAAACCCTGCTGGGCGACGTGGCCGTGATGGTCCACCCAGAAGACGAGCGCTACAAACACCTGATCGGCAAGCAAGTGAACCTGCCGCTGTGCGGCCGCACCATTCCCGTGATTGCGGACGAGTATGTGGACAAGGAATTCGGCACGGGCGTGGTCAAGGTCACCCCCGCGCACGACACCAACGACTATGCCGTGGCTGTTCGCCACAACCTGCCAATGGTTTGCGTATTAACGCTGGACGCGAAGATCGTCCATAAAGACGCACAACTTCAACAAATTCATGACAGCTTGAGAAGCACACTCAGCCGTGCATATGACTTGCATGAAGCTCGCAACTTCATCCCAGCGCACCTGCAAGGGCTTGATCGTTTCGAGGCACGTAAACGTATCGTCTCAGACCTCGAAGCCGCAGGCCAGTTGGTCGAGGTGAAGAAACATAAGCTCATGGTGCCGCGCTGCGCCCGCACCGGCCAGGTGATCGAGCCCATGCTGACCGACCAGTGGTTCGTCGCCATGAACCAAGTCGGCAAAGGCGATGCCACCGGCAAGAGCATCGCGCAAAAAGCCATCGACGCCGTGCAAAGCGGCCAGGTATCTTTCGTACCCGAGAACTGGGTCAACACCTACAACCAGTGGATGAACAACATCCAGGACTGGTGTATCTCGCGCCAGCTGTGGTGGGGCCATCAGATCCCGGCCTGGTACGACGAAGACGGCAATGTTTACGTTGCTCGCGATGAAGCCGAAGCACAGGCCAAGGCGGGTGCGGGCAAAACCTTGAAGCGTGACGAAGACGTACTCGACACTTGGTACTCCAGCGCATTGGTGCCTTTCAGCACTGTAGGCTGGCCAGTAGCTGGCGAGGGTGTCGGGACTGGACGCAGCGACATTGCGAGCGAAGAGAGTGGGAGCAAGGCCGGTTCCGGCACCCTCGCCAGCGGCTCCACGGATTACGACCTGTACCTGCCATCCTCTGTGCTGGTCACCGGCTACGACATCATCTTCTTCTGGGTCGCCCGCATGATCATGATGACCACGCACTTCACAGGGCGTGTGCCGTTCAAACATGTGTACATCCACGGCCTGGTGCTCGACGCCCAAGGCAAGAAGATGAGCAAGTCAGAGGGCAACGTGCTCGACCCTGTGGACTTGATCGACGGCATCACACTTGAGCCTCTGCTCGAAAAACGTACCCAAGGTTTGCGCAAGCCCGAGACCGCACCCAAGGTGCGCAAGCAAACTGAAAAAGAATTCCCAGAAGGCATTCCGGCCTACGGTGCAGATGCGCTGCGCTTCACGTTCGCGGCACTTGCCACGTTGGGTCGTTCGATCAACTTCGACAGCAAGCGCTGCGAGGGCTACCGCAACTTCTGCAACAAGCTGTGGAACGCCACCCGCTTTGTGCTGATGAACTGCGAAGGTCAAGACTGCGGCCTCAAAGAACACACCAAAGAAGAATGCAGCGTGGGTGGCTCAGCCCATGGGTACTTGACGTTCAGCCAAGCCGACCGATGGATTGTGTCCAAGCTGCAGCGTGTGGAAGCCGAAGTGGCAGAAGGCTTTGCAGCTTATCGCTTAGACAACGTGGCCAACACGATTTACGACTTCGTGTGGAACGAGTTCTGCGATTGGTATTTAGAAATCGCTAAGGTGCAAATCAATGTGGGCGATGACTCGCAAAAACGTGCAACGCGCCGCACATTGATTCGCACACTCGAAACCATTTTGCGTTTGGCCCACCCCATCACCCCTTTCATCACCGAAGAGCTGTGGCAAACCGTGGCGGTGGTGGCGGGTCGCAAAGCGGCTGACGACACATCAGCGTCCATCAGCATCGCAGCCTACCCTGTGAGCCAGCCTGAGCGCATTGACGAGCAAGCTGAGGCCTATGTCGCCCGCGTGAAATCGCTGGTCGATGCCTGCCGCAACTTGCGTGGCGAAATGGGCGTGTCACCCGCCACGCGGATGCCTTTGTTTGCGCTGGCTGGCAGCGCCGAAGAACATGCCTTCATGCAAAGCGTCGCGCCAGTGTTGCAAGCCTTGGCCAAGCTCAGCGAAGTCAAGGTGTTTGACAGTGAAGCCGAATGGTCGGCCGCTGCACAAGCCGCACCTGTGGCCGTGATTGGTGAGTTGCGTGTGTGCTTGTTCATCGAAGTGGACGTAGCCGCCGAGAAAATTCGCTTGGGCAAAGAAGTCGAGCGCTTGCAAAACGAAATTGAAAAAGCCGGCTCTAAGTTGAAGAACGAAGCCTTTGTCGCCAAAGCCCCACCTGCGGTGATTGAAGAAGCCAAAAAACGCGTGGCCGACTTCACAGCCACTTTGACCAAGGTGCAGGAGCAACTTGTCAAGCTGCAGAAATAA
- the galU gene encoding UTP--glucose-1-phosphate uridylyltransferase GalU yields the protein MTKALTKAVFPVAGMGTRFLPATKASPKEMLTVVDKPLIQYAVEEAYEAGIREMIFVTGRSKRAIEDHFDMAYELETELEAAGKQALLDIVRSVQPDDMQCVYVRQARALGLGHAVLCAEHLVGDEPFAVLLADDLMRGKPGGPGVLKQMADVFARTQSSVLAVQEVPLEHVHRYGVVAGKDLGNGLVDIQQMVEKPKAEVAPSRTTVAGRYILTPAVFERIRAGGRGVQGEIQLTDGIAGLLATEKVLAYAYEGKRYDCGSKVGFLQASVELALQHAEVGAEFRDYLKQLNVA from the coding sequence ATGACCAAAGCTCTCACCAAAGCCGTTTTCCCTGTTGCAGGCATGGGCACACGCTTCTTGCCCGCCACCAAAGCCAGCCCCAAAGAAATGCTGACCGTGGTGGACAAACCGCTCATCCAATACGCCGTGGAAGAGGCTTATGAAGCTGGCATTCGTGAAATGATCTTCGTCACAGGCCGCAGCAAGCGCGCCATTGAAGACCACTTTGACATGGCCTACGAGTTGGAAACTGAACTCGAAGCCGCAGGCAAGCAAGCCTTGCTCGACATTGTGCGCAGCGTGCAACCCGACGACATGCAATGCGTCTACGTGCGCCAAGCACGCGCGCTGGGCTTAGGCCATGCCGTGTTGTGTGCCGAACACTTGGTGGGTGACGAGCCCTTTGCCGTTTTGCTGGCTGATGACTTGATGCGTGGCAAGCCAGGTGGTCCAGGTGTGTTGAAGCAAATGGCCGATGTGTTTGCACGCACACAGTCTTCTGTGCTGGCCGTGCAAGAAGTGCCTTTGGAGCATGTGCACCGCTATGGCGTGGTCGCGGGCAAAGACTTGGGCAATGGCTTGGTTGACATCCAACAAATGGTCGAAAAGCCCAAAGCCGAAGTGGCCCCCTCTCGCACCACGGTGGCTGGTCGCTACATCTTGACACCAGCCGTGTTCGAACGCATTCGCGCAGGTGGCCGAGGTGTGCAAGGTGAGATTCAACTCACCGACGGCATTGCAGGTTTGTTGGCCACCGAAAAAGTGTTGGCCTACGCCTACGAAGGCAAGCGGTACGACTGCGGCAGCAAAGTAGGCTTCTTACAAGCCAGCGTTGAGCTCGCCTTGCAACACGCCGAAGTCGGCGCAGAGTTTCGCGATTACTTGAAGCAACTCAACGTCGCCTGA
- a CDS encoding sulfurtransferase TusA family protein gives MNFDVEIDTRGLNCPLPILKAKKALTAMASGQVLRVVSTDTGSVRDFAAFAKQTGNELLSQTTEGSDFVHILKRR, from the coding sequence ATGAACTTCGATGTAGAAATTGACACACGCGGGTTGAATTGCCCCTTGCCTATTTTGAAAGCCAAAAAGGCATTGACGGCGATGGCCAGTGGCCAAGTGCTGAGAGTGGTGTCCACCGACACAGGCTCGGTTCGCGACTTTGCGGCCTTTGCCAAGCAGACTGGAAATGAACTGTTGTCGCAAACCACCGAGGGCAGCGACTTTGTTCATATCTTGAAGCGACGCTGA
- the cysM gene encoding cysteine synthase CysM, whose translation MSSHPIYPTIEGAIGKTPLVALQRIGATDNAKRGNIVLGKLEGNNPAGSVKDRPALSMIQRAQERGDIKPGDTLIEATSGNTGIALAMAAAIKGYRMVLIMPEDLSIERAQTMKAFGADLILTPKSGGMEYARDLAERMQKEGKGRMLDQFANEDNPRIHYETTGPELWEQTQGRITHFVSAMGTTGTITGVSRFLKEKNPAIRIIGAQPSEGSRIPGIRKWPQEYLPKIYDASNVDELVYVSQDDAEDMCRRLAREEGIFAGISAAGACWVAMQIAQQVENATIAFIVCDRGDRYLSTGVFPA comes from the coding sequence ATGAGCTCACATCCGATTTATCCCACGATTGAAGGCGCCATTGGCAAAACACCGCTGGTGGCCTTGCAGCGCATTGGCGCAACTGACAATGCCAAGCGCGGCAACATCGTTTTGGGCAAGCTAGAGGGCAACAACCCGGCTGGCTCTGTGAAAGACCGTCCTGCGTTGTCGATGATTCAGCGCGCGCAAGAGCGTGGCGATATCAAGCCTGGGGACACCTTGATTGAGGCGACCTCAGGCAACACGGGGATTGCGTTGGCGATGGCGGCTGCCATCAAGGGCTATCGCATGGTGCTCATCATGCCGGAGGACTTGTCGATTGAGCGTGCCCAAACCATGAAGGCGTTTGGTGCAGACCTGATCTTGACGCCTAAGAGCGGTGGTATGGAATACGCCCGCGACTTGGCTGAGCGTATGCAAAAAGAAGGCAAAGGGCGAATGCTCGATCAGTTTGCCAACGAAGACAACCCACGCATCCATTACGAAACCACAGGCCCAGAGCTGTGGGAGCAAACGCAGGGCCGCATCACGCACTTCGTGAGCGCCATGGGTACGACGGGCACCATCACCGGTGTGTCGCGCTTTTTGAAAGAGAAAAACCCTGCCATTCGCATCATCGGCGCGCAGCCCTCAGAGGGCTCGCGCATTCCTGGCATTCGCAAATGGCCGCAAGAGTATTTGCCAAAGATTTACGACGCTAGCAACGTGGATGAGTTGGTTTACGTGAGCCAAGACGATGCCGAAGACATGTGCCGCCGCTTGGCCCGCGAAGAAGGCATTTTTGCTGGCATTTCAGCGGCGGGTGCTTGCTGGGTGGCGATGCAAATTGCCCAGCAGGTTGAGAACGCGACGATCGCTTTCATCGTGTGTGACCGAGGTGACCGCTACTTGTCGACTGGAGTGTTTCCCGCATGA
- a CDS encoding response regulator transcription factor gives MISIEEKLIHMRKKALLIVDDHPVYRDALGDKFCSEFAKLQVAVELAADATEGLEILQRLSDHDLVVVLDILLHGISGEDAIALFKSQANVKHVVAISGLDESEWKKKALRSGASAFISKNNVSQFICDEVKALMDMPSLQLNAAAQEGLEFRLTARQREVLELIANGHPNKIIADRLSISEQTVKIHINQIFRELKVLNRTQAALKAQKYMIV, from the coding sequence TTGATTAGCATCGAAGAAAAATTAATCCATATGCGTAAAAAAGCACTTCTGATAGTTGATGATCATCCCGTTTACAGAGATGCTTTAGGCGATAAATTTTGTTCTGAATTTGCTAAGTTACAGGTTGCTGTAGAGCTTGCAGCTGATGCAACTGAAGGCCTTGAAATTCTGCAAAGACTGAGTGACCACGATTTGGTGGTGGTGCTTGATATTCTTTTACACGGCATCAGTGGCGAAGATGCCATTGCGTTATTCAAGTCTCAGGCAAACGTCAAGCATGTGGTGGCGATTTCTGGGCTCGACGAAAGTGAATGGAAGAAAAAAGCACTTCGCTCAGGTGCTTCAGCCTTTATTTCTAAAAACAACGTTAGTCAATTCATTTGTGATGAAGTCAAAGCACTGATGGATATGCCGAGTCTGCAGTTGAATGCGGCAGCGCAGGAAGGGTTGGAGTTTCGTTTGACAGCGCGACAACGCGAGGTCTTGGAACTCATTGCCAACGGTCATCCCAATAAGATCATTGCAGATCGACTCTCAATCAGTGAGCAGACTGTGAAGATCCACATCAATCAGATTTTTCGTGAATTAAAAGTGTTGAACCGTACTCAAGCGGCTCTGAAAGCTCAGAAGTACATGATTGTTTGA
- a CDS encoding ATP-binding protein — MPHTLNTTDFNNFSSSQIAKQKSAYIVKTARSVTVTNILAPLFALLLFYDDADPLKLTIWLAYMAVATFIRTWFTAKLEYQEEKIDNPNKDLAVVTFGVALIGFGWGLGWILLVPDLDTMNRMIYLYVTAGGMFNAMFGYCVHWPTFYSFIIPTMVPAISTVLWNRDIFPWPFAIGISILFICVIKIAKNFSKTFEESVRLRLRNEKLYQELSVERDQSIAANVAKSNFVASASHDLRQPMYAVNMYLDSLNTDAMPPTEKATISKIKNSVVTLNEMFEALLNISKLDSMSFRSTNQPFEIERLVESLKAVVKPHALHKQLKIQFNIGPKYAVGDEALLSQMLLNLINNAIHYTDQGEVVVNFFSYANCLHISVTDTGCGISLDDQSRIFQEFFRVDKTRDHHDGLGLGLSIVSRLCKLIGAEISIDSKIDHGTVFTVSTKFPVSEQIDVLDEHPYRTQRKKISSASILGKTIAVIEDDPVVLEAYAQALTTRGAIVIKVALERDAFANQMALLDASTIDFIISDYRLKTSSGAEMISKLRELYNEEIPAMIVTADTSPSHIQYFSELNIPVLHKPVSFQQVIAVVESKFSEISQ; from the coding sequence ATGCCCCACACCCTCAACACGACTGATTTCAATAACTTTTCGTCTAGCCAGATCGCAAAACAAAAATCTGCCTACATTGTTAAAACAGCCCGTTCGGTGACTGTGACCAACATTCTGGCTCCGCTATTTGCACTCCTACTTTTTTATGACGACGCGGATCCTCTTAAGTTAACCATTTGGCTGGCTTACATGGCGGTTGCTACGTTCATCCGAACTTGGTTCACTGCAAAACTCGAATACCAAGAAGAAAAAATCGACAACCCCAATAAAGACTTGGCGGTTGTCACATTCGGTGTGGCACTGATCGGTTTTGGTTGGGGACTCGGCTGGATTTTGTTGGTCCCAGACTTAGACACGATGAATCGCATGATTTATCTCTACGTCACAGCAGGCGGCATGTTCAACGCGATGTTTGGCTACTGCGTTCACTGGCCCACTTTCTACAGTTTCATCATTCCAACCATGGTGCCTGCGATTTCGACTGTCTTGTGGAATCGTGATATTTTTCCATGGCCTTTTGCGATCGGAATTTCGATCTTGTTCATCTGCGTCATCAAAATCGCCAAGAACTTTTCGAAAACATTTGAAGAGTCTGTGCGACTCAGACTACGCAACGAAAAACTCTATCAAGAACTCTCCGTTGAAAGGGATCAGTCGATTGCAGCCAACGTGGCAAAGTCAAATTTTGTAGCGTCAGCAAGCCACGATCTTCGCCAGCCCATGTATGCGGTGAACATGTATCTAGATTCACTGAATACCGATGCGATGCCACCGACAGAAAAAGCCACCATCAGCAAAATCAAGAACAGCGTCGTCACGCTCAATGAAATGTTCGAAGCCTTGTTGAACATCAGCAAGTTGGACAGCATGAGCTTCAGATCCACCAATCAGCCGTTTGAAATCGAACGATTGGTTGAATCGCTCAAAGCGGTTGTTAAACCTCATGCGCTGCATAAGCAACTCAAAATTCAATTCAACATAGGCCCTAAATATGCCGTTGGAGATGAGGCCTTGCTGAGTCAAATGTTGCTGAACTTGATCAACAACGCGATCCACTACACAGATCAAGGCGAAGTCGTTGTCAATTTTTTCAGCTATGCCAACTGTTTACACATATCCGTGACGGATACAGGGTGTGGCATTTCGCTTGATGACCAGTCACGAATTTTTCAAGAGTTTTTCCGCGTCGACAAAACACGCGATCATCACGACGGATTAGGGCTAGGTCTATCGATTGTGAGCAGGCTTTGCAAATTGATTGGCGCTGAGATTTCTATCGATTCAAAAATCGACCATGGCACAGTCTTTACCGTGTCGACTAAATTTCCTGTTTCAGAGCAGATTGACGTTTTAGATGAACACCCCTATCGCACACAAAGAAAAAAGATTTCTTCTGCATCCATTCTGGGGAAAACCATTGCAGTGATCGAGGATGATCCGGTTGTGTTGGAGGCTTACGCGCAAGCCTTAACAACACGGGGGGCCATCGTCATCAAAGTCGCTTTAGAGCGAGATGCCTTCGCCAATCAAATGGCACTACTTGACGCAAGCACCATCGACTTCATCATCAGCGACTACCGTTTAAAAACAAGCTCAGGTGCTGAAATGATCAGCAAGCTCAGGGAGCTTTACAACGAAGAAATACCCGCCATGATTGTCACGGCCGACACCTCGCCGTCGCATATCCAATATTTCTCAGAACTCAACATCCCCGTGCTACACAAGCCCGTGAGCTTCCAACAAGTGATTGCCGTTGTTGAGTCCAAGTTCTCGGAAATCTCCCAGTAG
- a CDS encoding NADH:flavin oxidoreductase/NADH oxidase encodes MSHLFSEFTLTSPRGPLTLANRAIVAPMCQYSAENGHATDWHLAHWANLLNSGAAMFIIEATAVVPEGRITPLCLGLWGDATAAALQDKLHRARKLAPHVPVCIQLAHAGRKASSAAPWQGGQLLPMDQGGWSTVGPSAIPHLPQETAPHELDAQGLECIKQAFAKAAQRAEAMGIEAIELHGAHGYLLHQFLSPIANHRTDAYGGNFDNRTRFPMEVFEAVRAVYKGTLGMRISASDWVENGWTPEETADFSLRLKLAGADFVHISSGGVAAQQKIAIGPDYQVPFAKLVKQKTGMPTITVGLITEPQQAENILARGDADLIALARAFLYKPRWVWEAAAALNGKVQASPQYWRCMPREAQGIFESVHMGQR; translated from the coding sequence GTGAGCCACTTATTTTCTGAATTCACCCTCACCTCGCCTCGTGGCCCGCTGACTCTGGCTAACCGCGCCATCGTGGCTCCCATGTGCCAATACTCGGCAGAAAACGGCCATGCCACCGACTGGCACTTGGCGCATTGGGCCAACCTGCTCAACAGCGGCGCAGCCATGTTCATCATCGAGGCCACTGCGGTGGTGCCAGAGGGGCGCATCACACCCCTATGCTTAGGCTTGTGGGGTGACGCCACAGCAGCAGCCTTGCAAGACAAATTGCATCGCGCACGCAAGCTCGCGCCCCATGTGCCAGTGTGTATTCAGCTTGCGCACGCAGGGCGCAAAGCATCTAGCGCAGCGCCTTGGCAAGGTGGGCAGTTACTGCCTATGGATCAAGGCGGTTGGTCCACCGTTGGCCCGTCAGCCATTCCTCATCTGCCCCAAGAAACTGCGCCGCATGAGTTAGACGCACAAGGCCTAGAGTGCATCAAACAAGCGTTTGCCAAAGCTGCCCAACGCGCCGAAGCTATGGGCATTGAAGCCATCGAACTGCATGGCGCACACGGCTATTTGTTGCATCAGTTTTTGTCCCCCATCGCCAACCATCGCACCGATGCCTATGGTGGCAACTTTGACAACCGCACACGTTTCCCCATGGAAGTGTTTGAAGCTGTGCGCGCGGTTTACAAAGGCACGCTGGGCATGCGCATCTCCGCCTCAGACTGGGTGGAGAACGGTTGGACGCCCGAGGAAACAGCCGACTTCTCGCTGCGTTTGAAACTCGCAGGCGCAGACTTTGTGCACATCTCTTCGGGTGGCGTGGCCGCACAACAAAAAATCGCCATTGGCCCTGACTACCAAGTGCCGTTTGCCAAACTAGTCAAGCAAAAGACAGGCATGCCCACCATCACCGTGGGCCTCATCACCGAACCGCAGCAAGCCGAAAACATCTTGGCGCGCGGCGATGCGGATTTGATTGCCCTCGCTCGCGCCTTCCTCTACAAACCCCGTTGGGTGTGGGAAGCAGCTGCCGCTTTGAACGGCAAAGTGCAAGCCAGCCCGCAGTACTGGCGATGCATGCCGCGCGAAGCACAAGGCATTTTTGAGTCCGTGCACATGGGGCAGCGCTAA